One window of the Lemur catta isolate mLemCat1 chromosome 6, mLemCat1.pri, whole genome shotgun sequence genome contains the following:
- the ELK3 gene encoding ETS domain-containing protein Elk-3 gives MESAITLWQFLLQLLLDQKHEHLICWTSNDGEFKLLKAEEVAKLWGLRKNKTNMNYDKLSRALRYYYDKNIIKKVIGQKFVYKFVSFPEILKMDPHVVDISRDSLLLQDGDCPAPPEGREAHKHGLSALKITSRNEYIHSGLYSSFTINSLQNPPDALKAIKTEKLEEPPEDSPPVEEVRTVIRFVTNKTDKHVTRPVVSLPSTSEAAAASAFLASSVSAKISSLMLPNAASVSSASPSSSRSPSLSPSSPLPSEHRSLFLEAACHDSDSLEPLNLSSGSKTKSPSLPPKAKKPKGLEISAPPLVLSGTDLGSIALNSPALPSGSLTPAFFTAQTPNGLLLTPSPLLSSIHFWSSLSPVAPLSPARLQGPNTLFQFPTLLNGHMPVPIPSLDRAASPVLLSSNSQKS, from the exons ATGGAGAGTGCAATCACGCTGTGGCAGTTCCTGTTGCAGTTGCTGCTTGATCAGAAACATGAGCATTTGATCTGCTGGACCTCGAACGATGGTGAATTCAAACTCCTCAAAGCAGAAGAAGTGGCCAAGCTGTGGGGTCTccgaaaaaacaaaacaaatatgaaCTATGACAAGCTGAGCAGAGCCCTGCGATACTATTATGACAAG AACATCATCAAGAAGGTGATTGGGCAGAAGTTTGTGTACAAGTTCGTCTCTTTCCCGGAGATTCTGAAGATGGATCCTCACGTGGTGGACATCAGCCGGGACAGCCTGCTGCTGCAGGACGGCGACTGCCCGGCGCCCCCCGAGGGCCGCGAGGCCCACAAGCACGGCCTGTCCGCCCTCAAGATCACCAGCCGCAACGAATACATCCACTCCGGCCTGTACTCGTCCTTCACCATCAACTCCCTGCAGAACCCGCCCGATGCCTTGAAGGCCATCAAGACGGAGAAGCTGGAGGAGCCGCCCGAGGACAGCCCCCCGGTGGAAGAAGTCAGGACTGTGATCAGGTTTGTGACCAATAAAACCGACAAGCACGTCACCAGGCCCGTGGTGTCGCTGCCCTCCACGTCGGAGGCCGCGGCGGCGTCCGCCTTCCTGGCCTCGTCCGTCTCGGCCAAGATCTCCTCTTTAATGTTGCCGAACGCTGCCAGCGTTTCGTCCGCCTCTCCCTCCTCGTCTCGGTCCCCGTCCCTGTCCCCCAGCTCGCCCCTCCCTTCTGAACACAGAAGCCTCTTCCTGGAGGCCGCCTGCCATGACTCGGATTCCCTGGAGCCCTTGAACCTGTCATCGGGCTCCAAGACCAAGTCTCCGTCTCTTCCCCCAAAGGCCAAAAAACCCAAAGGCTTGGAAATCTCAGCGCCCCCGCTGGTGCTGTCGGGCACCGACCTCGGCTCCATCGCCCTCAACAGCCCCGCGCTCCCGTCGGGGTCCCTCACCCCGGCCTTCTTCACCGCTCAG ACACCAAACGGACTGCTTCTGACCCCAAGTCCACTGCTGTCCAGCATACATTTCTGGAGCAGCCTCAGTCCGGTCGCTCCGCTGAGTCCTGCCAGGCTGCAAGGGCCAAACACGCTGTTCCAG TTCCCCACACTGCTTAATGGTCACATGCCAGTGCCAATCCCCAGTCTGGACAGAGCTGCTTCTCCAGTACTGCTCTCTTCAAACTCTCAGAAATCCTGA